The Candidatus Poribacteria bacterium genome segment TGAAACTAGAAATGGTGTTATCGTCTTGAAACTCGGCGGAAGAATCGTGGGTATTGCGGGTGGTGAACTCAGACAGGTAATTGAAGAGCAACTAGAAGACGCTTCCGAATCCCCAAGATTTCTGTTTGATTTTGCCGATGTGTCTCGGATGGATAGTTCGGGGCTAGGGACACTGATAGGACTGCATGTGTCCGTTGCGCGCCAGGGCGGGCGAATCGGTGTGATCAATGTTAGTAATAGTATCAACAATCTCCTCGTGATCGGGAGGTTAATTACTATCTTTGAACATTTCGACAGCGAAGGTGAAGCTCTCGCCGCACTACAGGGATAGTGAACTCTGCCATTGC includes the following:
- a CDS encoding STAS domain-containing protein, with translation MDVNVETRNGVIVLKLGGRIVGIAGGELRQVIEEQLEDASESPRFLFDFADVSRMDSSGLGTLIGLHVSVARQGGRIGVINVSNSINNLLVIGRLITIFEHFDSEGEALAALQG